CGCATGACCCGTGTCGCCTTGTCACGGCCATCTGCCGTCAGCTCTAAGTGCCTGTCGCCCGAAACAATCACCAGGCCATCGCGTTCCATTCGCCCGATGGTCTGGGAAACGGTGGGGCCCGAGTGGTGCAAGCGCTCAGCAATACGCGCCCGCAAGGCAACAATGTTCTCCTCTTCCAACTCGAGGATGGTCCGCAGGTACATTTCAGTTGTGTCGATCAGATCAGCCACGGCAGCGTCCTCCTGTTATTGGGCAAGATTTAAGGCATAAGACATCATCTCTACGTTATCCTGCTTCGGCCCGTCCCGGGAAACCCAGCGGCGCTCGGCTTTGCACAGTCGTGTTAATACGCCAGTTGGTGAGACATTTTTCCTCTGGGCCTACTTCATACGGCAGAATTGGCAACAGCCCTTGGCTCAATACACACCTTCCATCGCTTAATTTTGGAGCAACTCGTGAGCGAATCCACGCCCCTCACCATCCCTGCCAACCTGCGACCGGCCGACGGCCGCTTTGGCGCTGGTCCGTCCAAGGTTCGTCCCGAGCAGGTTGCGGCGCTCTCCGCGGCCGGTACCACCCTGCTGGGCACCTCCCACCGTCAGGCCCCGGTCAAGAACCTGGTAGGCGATGTTCGGAGCGGTCTGAAGCAGTTCTTCAACGCTCCCGACGGCTACGAAGTGATCCTCGGCGTTGGCGGCTCCACCGCGTTCTGGGACGTGGCAACATTTGGTCTCGTTGAGAACAAAGCTCAGCACCTCTCCTTTGGCGAATTCGGCTCCAAGTTTGCCTCTGCCACCAACAACGCGCCGTTCTTGGCCGCGTCCTCCATCATCAAGGCCGATCCCGGCACGCGCCCGGTGTCCGTCGCCGAAGCCGGCGTTGACGCTTACGCCTGGCCCCAGAACGAAACCTCCACCGGTGTCGCTGCCCCCGTGAAGCGCGTTGCCGGTGCCGATGAAGGCTCATTGGTCCTGATCGATGCGACCTCCGCCGCAGGCGGCCTGGCCGTTGATGTGAGCGAGAGCGATGTCTATTACTTCGCGCCCCAGAAGAATTTCGCGTCCGACGGCGGCATCTGGCTTGGTCTGTTCTCCCCCGCAGCCCTTGAGCGTGCAGCTCGCATCGCCGCCTCCGACCGCTGGGTTCCGGACTTCCTGAACCTCAAGACGGCCATTGACAACTCACTGTTGAACCAGACGTACAACACGCCTGCGCTCTCCACGCTGGTGACCTTGAACAACCAGGTCCAGTGGCTCAATGACAATGGCGGCCTGGACTTCGCCTCGTCCCGTACGGCCGATTCCGCGGGCCGCCTGTACACTTGGGCCGAGGAATCCGCCGTCGCCACCCCGTACGTGGTGAACCCGGAAGACCGCTCCAACGTCATTGTCACCATCGACTTCGACGAGTCGGTTGATGCTGCCGCTGTTGCCAAGGTGCTGCGCGCCAACGGCATCGTGGACACCGAGCCTTACCGCAAGCTGGGCCGCAATCAGCTGCGCATCGCAACCTTCGTGGCCATCGAT
The Arthrobacter alpinus genome window above contains:
- the serC gene encoding phosphoserine transaminase, whose protein sequence is MSESTPLTIPANLRPADGRFGAGPSKVRPEQVAALSAAGTTLLGTSHRQAPVKNLVGDVRSGLKQFFNAPDGYEVILGVGGSTAFWDVATFGLVENKAQHLSFGEFGSKFASATNNAPFLAASSIIKADPGTRPVSVAEAGVDAYAWPQNETSTGVAAPVKRVAGADEGSLVLIDATSAAGGLAVDVSESDVYYFAPQKNFASDGGIWLGLFSPAALERAARIAASDRWVPDFLNLKTAIDNSLLNQTYNTPALSTLVTLNNQVQWLNDNGGLDFASSRTADSAGRLYTWAEESAVATPYVVNPEDRSNVIVTIDFDESVDAAAVAKVLRANGIVDTEPYRKLGRNQLRIATFVAIDPDDITALTKCIDYVIENI